The following DNA comes from Methanothrix sp..
TAAGCCTTGTGGGGCCAAACGGCTCCGGGAAGACAACGCTTATCAAGTGCATCGACCGCATTTTAAAGGCCAAAGGCAGCATCCTTCTGGGCGGCAGGAGCATCGATAGTCTGAGCCGGCAGGATATAGCGAGGAGCATCGGCTACGTCCCCCAGAGCAGCTCCAGTCCCCTATCCACGACGGTCTTCGATACAGTGCTCATGGGCAGAAGGCCTCATATAAGCTGGAATGTCTCGGATGCCGACCTGGACATGGTGGCAGAGGTCCTGGAGCTCCTTCATCTGGGGGATCTGGCCATGAGGGACTTTGCCAGGCTCTCAGGAGGTCAAAAGCAGAAGGTTCTCATCGCTCGCGCTCTGGCCCAGGACCCAGCAGTTCTCCTGCTGGACGAGCCGACATCCAATCTGGATATCCTGCATCAGCTAGAGGTGATGGAGATCATCCGATACCTGGTCCGTGAGAAGGAGATCTCTGCAGTGATGGCTATCCATGACCTCAACCTCGCCTCTCGCTTCTCAGATAAGCTGGCCATGCTGCTGAAAGGGAAGATCTTTGCATTCGGCCCTCCGGAAGCATTGCTCAGCTCCAGGAACATGGCTTATGTCTTTGGAGTCGAGGCCACAGTGATTGAGGTTGCAGGCAGACCCTATGTCGTGCCCATAAGATCCCTTGATGGCACAGCCATCCCGAATATGGCCACTGCAGCCGGGATAAATTCTCCCCTCCTGGCA
Coding sequences within:
- a CDS encoding ABC transporter ATP-binding protein; the protein is MRIEIKNLSFSYGSTKILDDINMQVEDSEIISLVGPNGSGKTTLIKCIDRILKAKGSILLGGRSIDSLSRQDIARSIGYVPQSSSSPLSTTVFDTVLMGRRPHISWNVSDADLDMVAEVLELLHLGDLAMRDFARLSGGQKQKVLIARALAQDPAVLLLDEPTSNLDILHQLEVMEIIRYLVREKEISAVMAIHDLNLASRFSDKLAMLLKGKIFAFGPPEALLSSRNMAYVFGVEATVIEVAGRPYVVPIRSLDGTAIPNMATAAGINSPLLA